A region of Salvia splendens isolate huo1 chromosome 17, SspV2, whole genome shotgun sequence DNA encodes the following proteins:
- the LOC121775596 gene encoding very-long-chain aldehyde decarbonylase CER1-like yields MASKPGFLTEWPWTWLGDFKYVVIAPWVIHSTYTYVTKDRSERDIGQFIIFPFLLSRILHNQLWISYSRYRTAKGTNRIVDKNIEFEQVDRERNWDDQIIFNGILFYIGYTYIKEAHNLPWWRTDGVIWTILLHAGPVEFLYYWLHRALHHHFLYSRYHSHHHSSIATEPITSVIHPFGEHIAYFALFAIPLLTTLLTKTASLLSFAGYITYIDFMNNMGHCNFEHIPKRLFSVFPPLKYLVYTPSYHSLHHTQFRTNYSLFMPFYDYVYGTMDKSSDTLYESSLVRKEEVPDLVHLTHLTTPESIYHLRVGFASLASEPHKSRWYLWLMWPVTVWSMMLTWIYGRTFVVERNVFKSLKLQTWAVPKYSIQYYMHWQKEWINNLIEDAILEADEKGVKVLSLGLLNQEELLNRNGDVFLRKHPQLKVKLVDGSSLAVAIVLNSIPKGTTQVVFRGNPNKVAYSIALALCQGGMQVFTLNEDDYKKIKAKLNTEAASNLILSKNSPSKIWLVGDGLTETDQQKASKGTMFIPFSQFPPKKTCKDCLYNTTPAMLAPKHIENLDSCENWLPRRVMSAWRVAGIVHAAEEWNVHECGNVMFNIEKIWKASLEHGFRPLTASAESNLNN; encoded by the exons aTGGCGTCGAAACCGGGATTTCTCACCGAGTGGCCATGGACTTGGCTCGGAGACTTTAAG TATGTGGTGATAGCGCCATGGGTAATACACTCAACATACACATACGTGACGAAGGATCGAAGCGAGAGGGATATAGGGCAATTTATCATATTCCCTTTCTTGCTATCAAGAATTCTCCACAACCAATTGTGGATTTCCTACTCTCGCTATCGCACGGCCAAGGGGACTAACCGGATAGTTGACAAGAACATCGAGTTTGAGCAGGTCGACCGCGAGAGAAACTG GGATGATCAGATAATATTCAATGGGATATTGTTCTACATTGGATATACATACATCAAGGAGGCTCATAATCTTCCATGGTGGCGAACGGACGGTGTGATTTGGACTATCCTTTTACATGCGGGTCCTGTGGAGTTTCTATACTACTGGCTGCACCGGGCGCTGCACCACCACTTCTTGTACTCGAGATATCATTCGCACCACCACTCGTCCATCGCCACCGAGCCCATCACAT CTGTGATACATCCATTTGGGGAGCATATAGCCTACTTCGCCCTCTTCGCGATACCACTGCTGACGACCTTGTTAACAAAGACGGCTTCCTTGCTGTCGTTTGCCGGTTACATAACCTACATTGACTTCATGAACAACATGGGACACTGCAACTTCGAGCACATACCCAAACGCCTCTTCTCCGTCTTCCCTCCCCTCAAATACCTCGTCTACACGCCTTC GTACCACTCCTTGCATCACACTCAATTCCGGACCAATTATTCGCTCTTCATGCCATTCTACGACTACGTCTATGGCACCATGGACAAGTCCTCTGATACGTTGTACGAAAGCTCACTAGTTAGAAAGGAGGAGGTTCCTGATCTGGTGCATCTCACTCATCTAACGACGCCAGAATCCATATATCATCTGCGCGTTGGATTTGCAAGCCTGGCCTCCGAGCCTCACAAATCTAGGTGGTATCTGTGGCTAATGTGGCCAGTGACTGTATGGTCCATGATGCTCACTTGGATATACGGCCGCACATTTGTTGTCGAGAGGAATGTCTTCAAGAGCCTCAAACTGCAAACATGGGCTGTGCCTAAGTATAGCATCCAA TATTACATGCATTGGCAGAAAGAGTGGATAAACAACCTGATTGAGGATGCAATCCTCGAAGCTGATGAGAAGGGCGTAAAGGTGCTTAGCCTCGGGCTATTGAATCAGGAAGAGTTGCTTAATAGAAATGGTGATGTTTTCTTGAGAAAACACCCTCAGCTGAAAGTGAAACTGGTGGATGGGAGTAGCTTAGCAGTTGCCATAGTTCTGAACAGCATTCCGAAAGGAACGACTCAGGTGGTGTTCCGAGGAAATCCAAACAAGGTTGCATATTCAATCGCGCTAGCCTTATGCCAAGGGGGGATGCAG GTCTTCACATTGAACGAGGACGACTACAAGAAGATCAAAGCTAAGCTCAACACTGAGGCCGCGAGTAATCTGATTCTCTCCAAAAACAGCCCTTCTAAG ATATGGTTGGTCGGAGACGGGCTAACTGAAACAGATCAACAAAAGGCGTCGAAAGGAACCATGTTCATTCCCTTCTCTCAGTTCCCCCCAAAGAAAACGTGCAAAGATTGCTTGTATAACACCACACCAGCAATGTTGGCTCCAAAGCATATTGAGAATCTTGACTCTTGTGAA AACTGGCTGCCGAGAAGAGTGATGAGCGCGTGGCGCGTGGCAGGAATCGTGCATGCTGCAGAGGAATGGAATGTGCATGAGTGTGGCAATGTGATGTTCAATATTGAGAAGATTTGGAAGGCCAGTCTTGAACATGGGTTCCGTCCCCTCACCGCGTCTGCTGAATCAAACCTCAACAACTAG